In Vanessa cardui chromosome 9, ilVanCard2.1, whole genome shotgun sequence, the DNA window aaagcaGTATCGAAACTAAatgctattataaaaatagacagattaaataaaaaaatattagacattgCATTGatcgcaaaaaaatatattaaagataaaagctGTGagataaatcttaaaaaatataaattttcgtaAAAATGCTTGCGAGGTGCGTAGGACtattgtttaagtttttaatattcatagctAATAGATaggtactgtttttttttaataaagcaatGTTTCCCAACCTTTTAACGCGGGGATCAATAAAGATCACAGATAACATTACATTATTGatcttcatatttataattatttgcttaatttattaatttctgaaGTCATATTGTAActgattaattcatatttttaactttagcttattataatttattactaacgCGTGTGTTTGCTAACAATTCTTTTTTCCGTacaaaaatagtgttttttttttgtttttactcaCCTACCGACTAATTTAAAACCGCGTTAACAATAATCAAGGTTGAGAAACACTGTCTTGGACATTTTCACCTTATTATAACTATTGCAGTGCGAAAAATATTTCTCTTAtcgtatttaaatttcaaatcacTCATATATGACTATACATTTTCTTCTTaagtttattgaataaattaatattaaaagcaacACACTCGCTTGGGCAGTATTTTATACTCTATAAtaattgctttataaatattgattaaagtCATTAAACTAAGTTTTCATCGGATCCGTTACAAACGTTGGTACCCATctgaaagaaaaatataccaaaattattttactgtattCTATTGTGGCTTTGGTTTATACTTGCAGATACAGGGATGATCTGAATTCACGACAGGTAACAGTCAAACGTAGGTTTTGATTAACAAATGAATGTATAGTTACACAAAAAgagctatagtacgacacaacttgatgtagcgtcggcaaattcaataaaaccgattactgccgatttatacaaccaatagaaatagctccctattgagccattcgacgctatagattctcgcgtcaaatCAACCCGAAAAAGCAAGAtgaaatcgacgtgtcaaattgacgaatatattaggtcatatgatattacaagttattacgtttgtgtaaagattatctacataagaaataaatattgataatttgggatagcgtacttaattcgggtgtgatcggttttacgaattttgctgatgctacatctaagttgtgtcgtatatCTATAACACTTCCTCAGGATGTCTCGTTCGTTTTAGATtaatacaataggctatttgacaatgcgaaaaagaaattgtgaattattgtaatcagtgtatatgagtttaaaaatggttatttactaacgaaacttgaaaataatacttaatttattcaaaaatcaataaataaaaatgcattttttcaaacgtttttcacgtgacacaaaacgctcctgagccggccgggcttatgatgaagtcactttcttgtacaccttgcttttctactatatgtaccacagattaaaatacagcaaagtgacgtcaccgaccccattgcagcgccatattgtccaagtagcgttttcgctcgttatttaaatacgaaattttaaaaatgatatattttggcaaatatgtaatagaaataaaaaaaaacaacttttaatgggttccttaacctctactaagtATCtagtatagtaaatataaaatggactttaaaaaccagtcaaatagaatattgtgtatattgtaaattgtgaCTTACTCATATGTCGATAAGGTCCAAAATCCGTAAGTCGTTTATTCGATTCAGTTTTGCGGCTTCACGAACGAGAACCTCGGCAGCGATATGCCGAACTTTGTCTCCAAGCCGGTCAGCACCGGCATTGCGACCTGGTAGCCTCCGATGTGGTGCGGCTTGCGGGCCGTCTCCTCGATTGGAGTCGATATCGTCAGCTCTGATCCCGTTGGCCGACTGGAAATTGAAATAAGTTGTAATAACGACTCCAATAGATAGtgttatcaaaaaaattaaacttctaTATGACCtatgacaaataaattaattacattaaaagttGAAACACATAATACAGTGGACCCCCGGTAGCACGACAAAGGTTTTGCAGGGCAGTTTCGGACTATCGAATTTGTTGGTTTGCAGAGTAGTTGCTAAGACCcttttttacaaaaactttcACTCATCTCATACTTTCATACTTGATTATTTTCGCACCGCAATCATAGTTACATTCAAACCAAGCAATCAGAATAGAAACAAAAAACGCAATCACTGTACGTAAATTATGtacattaacaaaaattaaaaaaaaaaaccattattttctttgttaatataaatgtcGGATAAGCATGTAGCCAAATTACCGGAATACCGGAGGACTTACGAATTAGTTATAcacacaatattaaaaaacattgatCAAATTATCTTATATCATCTAAAGGGGAAAAACATCATTCTGGCCActgactataaaaatatacacaaaaaaggtTACAATGTACTTACGATCCACCGAAGTCGACATAGAAGAGACGCTGTAAGATTTCGTACGTCACCAGCGTCACGGCGAACTGAGGAGACGAACGGAACACACGGGCTGGGGGACAAAAACAATGAacattaaaacaacaacaacaacaacaacaacagcctgtaaatttcccactgctgggctaagtcctcctcttcctttgtgttttggaacatattccaccacgctgttccaatgcgggtggaatacacatgtagaagaatttctatgaaattagatacatgcaggtttccttaaccgccgagtacgtgatgaattataaacacaaattaagcacgtgaataatCAGGGGTGCCTTGCCtatgtttgaacccgcaatcatcggttaatacccacgcgttttaaccacggggccatcttgGCCCAGAACATTAACATCAAATCTAAACAAATTATTAGTAACAGCCCATTgaagtcccactgctgggcaaacgCATTCTCTTCTCTCAGGTTTGCAAGACATGCCGGTTTTAAAAGAACTTACCTACGGCACCCTTCCAGAAGGCTCTGGCGCCTTCTTCGGCGTAAATCTTTCTCGTAGCATCTATTAAGCCGTTGTATGTCGTTTGTCCTGATCTTGCTACCACctgtaattataatgttgaatatatgtatatataatgttgtataGATGTGGAAATAACTGTCTGTCTGGCGCTTTTTCActatcaaaccactgaaccgaattcgatgaaatttggtatgaagcactATGTTCACCTTTAGGCAAGTATGTTCTTACATAAGACCTCTATAATCTATTCTAACTACAGGAGATCAAAAACCAAATAGCAAATCAATGCATTATCATTTGTCGAAAACTTGAATAACCTCTGATATATGAGTTGCTAAGGAGaatggttttatattataaatatattaatcaaagaaCGTTAGTAGAGTAAAATATAGCAGATTtactagtaaatttaaattataaatatagatatattaatcaagaaatattaGTAGAGTACAATGTAGCAGATCtagtagtaaatttaaattataaatatagatatattaatcaagaaatatgAGTAGAGTACAATATAGCAGATCtactagtaaatttaaattataaatatagatatattaatcaagaaatatgAGTAGAGTACAATATAGCAGATCtactagtaaatttaaattataaatatagatatattaatcaagaaatgTTAGTAGAGTACATTATAACAGTACTAGTAAATTGCATGGAATATGTGAatctatgttttgtttatttaatcaaaCAGCTAAAGTGgttgcgtgtgtgtgtgcgcgcgcgcgcgcgtgtgtgtgtgtgtgcgcgagCGCCCGCGCGTGTGGGTGTGTGTttgcgtgtgtgtgtttgtgtgtgtgtggttgtgtatatatatgtgtgtgcgtgtgtgtgtgtgtgtgtgtgtgtgtgtatgtgcgtgtgtgtgtgtacctGCAGGCGCGTCTTGATGACGTCGGCGGGCGTGACGAGCGAGGCGGCGGGCACGCCGGCGATGGCTCCGGCCGCCAGCAGCGTGAGCGGGTGGTTGTAGCCGTTCTCGTCCGCGAACTTCGCCTGCGAACAAGAACAAACTAGTTACTTAGTGTTTTTTGGTTTATAAGtagtcatattttaaaattatataatttaaataaagggCGCCACTTTACTGGtggtttctttactttatttaactatatttaatataaaattatagttaattttactttttgttttattttattgactcaCGTAacaaaagagccgagatggcccagtggttggaacgcagcatcttaaccgatgcttacgttttcaaacccaggcaagcaccactgaatgtttatgtgtttaatttgtgtttataattcatctcatgctctgcggtgaaggaaaacatcacgaggaaacctgcatgtatctaattttatagaaattctgccacatgtgtattccaccaatcgacacattggaacagcgtgatagaatatgttccaaaccttctcctaaaggGAGAGCCAGGGAGAGAtagggaggccttagcccagcagtgggaagtttataggctatttattgttttacctTGACATGAGCATAAGCAGGGAAGTAGATAGCACTGAACGGTACGTCGCGGAGCAGGCAGGCCCTCGCCCCCTTGTACAGGCCGAAGAGCCCTAGGTCTTTGACGACGGACAGCGCTCGAACCTTCCCGCCGCCGGCGATCTCGCCCGCCACTTGCAGCCGAATTTTAACTATTTCTAATGGATTCGTGAACACTACTTGAGACGCTCCGGCCTGTGGGAGTAACAAATAAGACTTAATAATGACCAATTAATACTATattagtacaataaataaaataatactattaatgaaatgaaaatataaatttggtaaaagacaaataaattcggaagataagatgttatgtcaatgGCGTCTGAAGTTACGTGATCGAAACAAAACACAACCGtcattcaaaacgccattttttttcTCGACCAGTGTTTTCCAAGTTGTatagtttatgttttataaaatactagcgacccgacttggcttcgcacgggtgcaatactgatactaaatatactacagaatttatttatttacgacatcacattagaaacttctaaaattatatcagTGTTGCTTCACTATATAGTCcatgtattgaatataaaaagcttcatctcgaatcactctatctattaaaaaaaaccgcatcaaaatcagtaagcaactttgttttacactatgtaatgatttagtACCGTAAAGACTACTCACACAAGCTCCAGCAATAATTTCGCCCCCGAGCGTAATGTTTCCTTTCTTGTCCATTAGCTTGTCTCGAACTAAGTCATTCatctgtaaattaaaatttaaatatttattcaatacaagaaatactacacataaaaaattgtggaattaatacttgttaactaccaacaagtattaattccacgctttttccTTCCagaatacattacatatattaatgtgtttaaCTAACATGTATTTCTAAAATGTTGAattagagtaactactgagtttcttgccggttattttcggtagaatctacatttcgaaccagtggtagattcacttgtaaaagcctacttgaatgaagtgtattttgatttcatttgattttattcttattagttGTCAAAATTTTACCACAGGTTTTCAAACATCGCACCTTAGAAAAAAAGGTCTTGACCGTTTCTTCTAGTCTATGATGTTTGAAACTTAAAGAGATTTTTTGGCTTTTTCTAGTTGATTCGTaataaaaatgtgtacaaataaattctaaatttagcGTTTTTTATGTTTGacgaaacattattaaattatttattagtattcgaTTGATTAACACACTCTTTGATAGCCATACATATACCTGATAGATACGCCATGATATTGGGATAATtcacatattttttacataataatagcaTTGTTCTCACCTTCATGTATTCCCgtaaaagcatattttttttaattagagacaaatgtaaaaaagtcatttaaattaattaaacaaaaaataatgtttaagattataacataacaaaagtgaagtacattattattttctttgtaaactGGCAGCACCGTAGCCGTTGTTAAAAATACTGTAAGGTTGTTGAGTTTTATGTGgcgaaatatttttgattaaaccTAAAGACAAAGAAAAAATCTAATTACGACCTACGTGGTCGAGGAgagtgtacaacggttttcatgggtacgccactctgaggtcccgggttcgattcctggccgagtcgatgttgattaccattagttttctatgttgtcttgggtctgggtgtttgtggtaccgtcgttacttctgatttccataacacaagtgcttcagctacttacattgggatcagagtaatgtatgtgatgttgtctcatatttatttatttattatttttttatttagtactttCCTCTCAAAGGCTAAATAGTTCGAGTCGTAGAGTAGTGTGGAGTGGGGAGTGGGGAGTATGGAGTGGGGAGTGTGGAGTGGGGAGTGTGGAGTTGGGAGTGTGGAGTTGGGAGTGTGGATTTGGGAGTGTGGAGTGTGGAGTGGGGAGTGGGGAGTGTGGAGTGCGCTCACCGTGAGCTTGATGGCCTTCTCGGGCGCGACGCCGATGAGCTGCGGCACGAGGCCGCGGTAGAGGCCGAAGACGCCCTCGTGGCGCACGACCTTCTTGAAGCAGTCCCACGAGTTGCGGTACGCGACCTCGCCGATGAACGAGCCCGTGCGCTGGTTCTGCATGCGCGTCTTCACCAGGTCTATGGGGTACACCGCCGACGCTCCCACCGCTGCCAGGGAATTACGTTTGTTTTCAatactatacaacaacaacaacaacaacaacaacagcctgtaaattcccactgctgggctaaaggcctcctctccctttgaggagaaagtttggaacatattcgaccacgctgttcaaatgcgggttggtggaatacacatgtggcagaatttcgatgaaatttgtcacatgcaggtttcctcacgatgttttccttcaccgccgagcacgagatgaattataaagacaaattaagcacatgaatcagcggtgcttgcctgggtttgaacccgcaattatcggttaagatgcagccgttctaaccactgggccatctcgactcttcaatactataatatatttaaactactcttatattataaatgcataacTCTGCTGTGCgtttgttgctctttcacgtccaaatcaataaaacattttatttcacaaataaatTTAGGTGATCCGATTTTGGGTGCATTTATATaccaaattcaatgaaattggtacgaagcaagtttgaacttcAAAGAAAGTTGCTGGCGACAATTAGGGCACAATAGATATAAACTTATCCTGAGCAAATGAAAGTGTTACAGAATTCGGtattaagattttgtttttaattaaatcaatctcAGCCTCTTTATCATCAAAAGCAAAATTGACAAGTGTAAGTACTTAAGACAATTTAtttggtaattattatttaaatttgtggaAAGGTGTGAGCAAAATGGTAGAAGATACCACCATTTGCCACAGTGATAATATGCCAGAACTTCTATTAACAAGTGATCACTAACACAATCGAATTAAAAATTTCCTACGACATCCAGTAAAGGTTCAATTGAAAATGGATCGCAATGTAATCGGAATCATATCATATGTAAATCAGTATAATTGGCCAACAGTTACTAaactgaattatatttttgtaaggaaTAATCGAAGATGGATCATGGATGGGCAAGTAATACTCAGTCAACTCACCGCCAGCAATAGAACCAAGTGTGAATCTGTAAGTGCTCTCAAGGATTTGTATCAGCACACCTCTCTCTTCGGGACTCTGAAACAACAATAACGTAATCACATACCGATCAATTGATTCATATGCAAATGATAGAAGTGTCTCAAGCAAATGATTGACTTTCTATAACTTGATCGtgtcgaaaataaaaaaagggcAAATGATTTCCAAGAAAAACTTATTTTGCAATCGTTGATATAGCGGATTTGAaatcttgatattttatttgaatatagcaGATTATGATCttgatatttgaaaatggaTTTAAATGCAACCTGTACTTGAAATCTCTAGAATGTTTTGTGCAGATCTATTTACTCACAAAGGTACgccttaaaataaaacacaatcgaattcgtatttttttactgTCTGTACTATTCGTCGTCCCACACACTAAGACTAGTTAAATAATGACGACCGTCACTCacaccaataataataaaatgtaatagagCGCAAATTCTTGAATGAATAGATCTATAAGCTGAAATGTAAGCTGTATAACCGTCAATTATATACAGAttgtatgtatgaaataaaacgaatGTAACCCTCtttaataacctataaataaaatgaaaactataaaTGTATGCAGATTCCTTCTACACAATCTTTAAGCAGTTAAATTATAAGGACTAAAAGATATGTCATCCTTATAACTCGCGCGATAAAGAGATAACAATGTTTTTAGTCCTATCAGATTTAGTTAAGAGATTGAGTACAATAAAATCGGCacagtataattaataatatgtgatataaagaaaatactaataaaaaaactaaattccTTAccttatttagaatatttttgtgatatatTGAAAtgtcaagtttattttttaaacatgtaaCCACAAATCATATAATACTGGAAATAAAAATGActgcaaaaaatgtgttttctttattaaaattgctGATTCTGAATTCTGTGCTTTTGCTGtggttaaacatttaaaatcaacCTGTACATAAAaccatatgaaataaataaatcaacctTAAAAAACAATCCGAATATTCGTCTTTTgcatcaaattacttttttgtaacATATGCTGTTGAAACAATTGGCCCTTGGAGTAATGCAGAAAGCATcatgaaaattatgaaaattattgtttttttcccAAAGGATTGCAATTCAATAGGAtaatgttgctagcattcttgccaccattccacgcagtcaagatttatacagtaaccatttttaattcatatttatataaatatatactccTGATATGAATTTAGTTATTAGATTATTCATAtggctttatttattttgatatttaaagacACGACAGACGacaagaataatataatttatttatgcctATTGTCCAAAACTATTATGGTTTCATATTAACTAAACAACACAGTGCATTTGTATTATAGGTACCTAATTTTATTGTCCATCGTGTCGTTATATcataactaatatataaatgatatataaagaaaactattgataaatTGATAAACATAGCGAGATGTTggctatttattaatacaattacatataatacatatatatgatttttatacgGCGAATTGATATTTCCAAATTCATAAAAGTTTCGGAAGTCTTCCGTTCGATGGTCTAGCTGATAAATGGACGTGCTGATTGAATTTTGTTAGCAAGACACAGAGTGTCAATCGTTTGGGTATTTTGAATATGGAACGTCGTCTGAATAGCCAAAATTTCACCGTCAGAAGAAGATACATAGAAACATCATAAACTCCAATATTCCTTTGTACTCACCAAGATGCTCTCCAAAAAGTCTATTAATCGAAAAGGTTCTCTTATCGTATttacctcctcctttttgagcattgaaagaaagaaaaaaatacacagCGATAAGTTAGTGATGTTTCCGATAATAACTcttatttataacaacatataGACTAAAGTGGtctaaacatacattaaaatcgCGTTAGTCTCGCGCGGCTCCTGCAAGAATCGTCCAGGTCTCGTGTTAAAGTTAGGTGGTAGTGAACATGGGGGGGAAATAGGGGGGTACTCACCGACACCGCTTTGATTTCTGCAACTCTACGTGTAACTTGCTTGAAGTACTGTTCCGGAGTTATAGCGTTGAGGTCGTTGTAAATGATCCGCctggaaataatatataaatacttttttatgtgcTGGTCAGTAACCAAATaggttttattgaaaacaaatactaaaaccGTTTTATGTGTTACCTAATTTAAGGTCTATTCACTCTGAAAGtagttaatgttaaataaaaatgaatttaaaaatataatgttgttgATTTCTTTTGCTGTCTTTACTCTCACCCACACTAAGATACATTGTAAGCTCGAGCGTTACTCACATTTATGTGTGCCGGTATTAATTTAACGTGAAGAGAGTGTCTTCGtgcgtttatatatatatgtgtactaTATTTTGTCCCAAAAAATTGTTAGgtgtttttgttatatgtgttattaaatatatttaaattgtatcattGTGTCCACGCTTAGGCCACGCATTGGCCTAGATGGCGCCATGAGCGATtagtaattgtaaataaaaggcttaattaatataaaaatcaaaaaaagttATCTGTTGAATCTGAAACTCGTTTTTGATCGTGTCCAATGAGGGTTGGATGTCTggcattttataatgttttgtcGATATGTTTCCAGACAAGGGTCACGTTCCTAATCAGGTTAATTAACAAACTTTTTAGAaacaggaatcgaacccggaacgaTGGTTTTGATATAAATCAGCTGGCGCCTCGGAAGACCTGTTTTCAAAGactataaaaaatctttacaaaattatatattcttatttaagtGTCAATCCATGTGTTATAACTGTGGTACAATTAGTACAAGTAGTTATGTTGtactaacattattattattaaacaatacgtcgataataataataaccctaTACGTCGTCTTAGTGCATATatcttttacatattattatttttaacatatctgAGACAGTCAACATCTATAGACAGTATAGATATAActtctctattatatttattttctttacaccAATAGCTGTTGGATTCTGTAGGCATTCAGATtctgtacgacacaacttagatgtagcatcggaaaatgcaatgaaaccgattactgccgattcacacaaccaatagaaacagctccctatcgcgccattcgacgctattcgtctctatagattctcgcgtcagttcaactaaGTCAACGTgtgaaattgacgaatatattaggtcatatgatattaaaaattattacgtttgtgtaaagattatattagcgtaagaaataaatattgataatttgagatagcgtttTTATTttgggtgtgatcggttttacgatatttaccgatgctacatctaagttgtgtcgtactatacctcaTTCGTGAAATGTGACAACCAACTTAtggtgatacgctattttgataccTGTATCCTATAATTTTAAGCGCTAATAAGCTTCAACACCGTAAATTTAAAGGTCTAGCGAAGAAAAAATTGGAGGTTCTATCTTAATACATGGATTATTTTCACCCCTAGCCAGTATAAGTAATTCCTTATTATGTACCATagtatttctaaaattttagcCAATAACACATTTCACACTATGAATGCTCGTGTTCTTGGGTGAGATTCGAATTTGTTTACAGAATAACTCTTATCCCAATAGATAATTCGGCGATATATCATTGTGATGTATACGTATTTattgttgataaaattataatttatatgttaagtCTTTTACTGTAAATGCCAGTTATCTTTATAGGATAAATATCGATCACGCGAGTAtatgataacatttaaattatattaaatgagtgATTGTAATTGCTTTGcagattactttttaaatataggttAGGCAGTCtgcatatcaataaaaaaagtcaCTTAAGGCGCGGCCCTTTTTATTATAGACTTAATATGACTACTGTTAtcgtatattaattgtataatacttTGTGTATGCCTAAAGTTAAGATGTTCAGTTTTTCTCTCTATAATAAGCGtgcattatatgtataaacatcTAAAATCACTCAGTTTATTGATGAAACTACATTAAAATCTGGTGTTTTATACTGTGCCGTCAGCACATCGCCTTTTTAGTTGTACTCCATATTTGGCATGAcgaaatcataacaatttattattaaattattataatacattaaacaaTCAGTCATGAGTGATATATGAGCGTCTTGAGATGGAAAGGACAATGTAACGGCGCTTTTTAAGCTTTCCTTACATTGTTCAAAAGCATATACGGAGTCGTCAGTCCAAGGAATAGGTGTCTTGTCTTTCTTCTTgacatgtcgtaaataaaaatatattattcctcCGGTCTTTGAGTATTGGCTAGCCTCATACTCTACATCTGGATCCGTCTCTGAATATTATATGCCTCAGTATCTCAAGATTGCCTACACGCCAAAATACTATTTAGAATTGTTAACATGTAGCCACGATATTATTAATCGTAAATTTCCTATTACTATGGGTATATTCaatacatgatttttttaataaatgaaaatgatttttttttatgttatatattggcggacgagcacattggc includes these proteins:
- the LOC124532652 gene encoding calcium-binding mitochondrial carrier protein Aralar1 isoform X1, producing MFKFLSNSLITQASCQEGAGYLKRADTDKLYEIFSKYATVEKNGEKHITSEDFVRKFLGLFDEDDYNKESVKLIAGIVDMDKDGYISFSEFQAFEGLLCVPDALYKTAFQLFDTNGNGLVAFDEFAEVMRKTALHKKLPFNMESTFVRLYFGKDKKRLVTYPEFSQFLHDFHEEYGVEAFKKCDKDGTGFITAGDFRDIMLSVKNHLLTKELKNKVIMASGFPQGERKISFPYYMAFNSLLNNMELIKRVYLNATNGHRTYEVTKEEFLHSAQMMSQITPLEVDILFTLCDMMHQTNGRIIYNDLNAITPEQYFKQVTRRVAEIKAVSSPEERGVLIQILESTYRFTLGSIAGAVGASAVYPIDLVKTRMQNQRTGSFIGEVAYRNSWDCFKKVVRHEGVFGLYRGLVPQLIGVAPEKAIKLTMNDLVRDKLMDKKGNITLGGEIIAGACAGASQVVFTNPLEIVKIRLQVAGEIAGGGKVRALSVVKDLGLFGLYKGARACLLRDVPFSAIYFPAYAHVKAKFADENGYNHPLTLLAAGAIAGVPAASLVTPADVIKTRLQVVARSGQTTYNGLIDATRKIYAEEGARAFWKGAVARVFRSSPQFAVTLVTYEILQRLFYVDFGGSRPTGSELTISTPIEETARKPHHIGGYQVAMPVLTGLETKFGISLPRFSFVKPQN
- the LOC124532652 gene encoding calcium-binding mitochondrial carrier protein Aralar1 isoform X3, with product MDKDGYISFSEFQAFEGLLCVPDALYKTAFQLFDTNGNGLVAFDEFAEVMRKTALHKKLPFNMESTFVRLYFGKDKKRLVTYPEFSQFLHDFHEEYGVEAFKKCDKDGTGFITAGDFRDIMLSVKNHLLTKELKNKVIMASGFPQGERKISFPYYMAFNSLLNNMELIKRVYLNATNGHRTYEVTKEEFLHSAQMMSQITPLEVDILFTLCDMMHQTNGRIIYNDLNAITPEQYFKQVTRRVAEIKAVSSPEERGVLIQILESTYRFTLGSIAGAVGASAVYPIDLVKTRMQNQRTGSFIGEVAYRNSWDCFKKVVRHEGVFGLYRGLVPQLIGVAPEKAIKLTMNDLVRDKLMDKKGNITLGGEIIAGACAGASQVVFTNPLEIVKIRLQVAGEIAGGGKVRALSVVKDLGLFGLYKGARACLLRDVPFSAIYFPAYAHVKAKFADENGYNHPLTLLAAGAIAGVPAASLVTPADVIKTRLQVVARSGQTTYNGLIDATRKIYAEEGARAFWKGAVARVFRSSPQFAVTLVTYEILQRLFYVDFGGSRPTGSELTISTPIEETARKPHHIGGYQVAMPVLTGLETKFGISLPRFSFVKPQN
- the LOC124532652 gene encoding calcium-binding mitochondrial carrier protein Aralar1 isoform X2, which encodes MTAQRGAGYLKRADTDKLYEIFSKYATVEKNGEKHITSEDFVRKFLGLFDEDDYNKESVKLIAGIVDMDKDGYISFSEFQAFEGLLCVPDALYKTAFQLFDTNGNGLVAFDEFAEVMRKTALHKKLPFNMESTFVRLYFGKDKKRLVTYPEFSQFLHDFHEEYGVEAFKKCDKDGTGFITAGDFRDIMLSVKNHLLTKELKNKVIMASGFPQGERKISFPYYMAFNSLLNNMELIKRVYLNATNGHRTYEVTKEEFLHSAQMMSQITPLEVDILFTLCDMMHQTNGRIIYNDLNAITPEQYFKQVTRRVAEIKAVSSPEERGVLIQILESTYRFTLGSIAGAVGASAVYPIDLVKTRMQNQRTGSFIGEVAYRNSWDCFKKVVRHEGVFGLYRGLVPQLIGVAPEKAIKLTMNDLVRDKLMDKKGNITLGGEIIAGACAGASQVVFTNPLEIVKIRLQVAGEIAGGGKVRALSVVKDLGLFGLYKGARACLLRDVPFSAIYFPAYAHVKAKFADENGYNHPLTLLAAGAIAGVPAASLVTPADVIKTRLQVVARSGQTTYNGLIDATRKIYAEEGARAFWKGAVARVFRSSPQFAVTLVTYEILQRLFYVDFGGSRPTGSELTISTPIEETARKPHHIGGYQVAMPVLTGLETKFGISLPRFSFVKPQN